In Deinococcus proteolyticus MRP, a single genomic region encodes these proteins:
- the polA gene encoding DNA polymerase I, translated as MSVPSRTAQPETLVLIDGHALAYRSYFALPPLSNSGGESTHAIVGFMRQALRLARQKGNQLVVVFDPPGGTFRHEQYEDYKSGRAETPSDLPPQIRRIRELVDALGWPRLEEKGYEADDVIASLTRRAQREGMEVRILTSDRDAYQLLADDVKVIKNDNSLFGPEDVLDKYGVTVEQWVDFRALTGDASDNIPGAKGIGPKTATKILQEYGTLDAALDAAKAGTLQPKGTRQKLLDSEDAVRFSRELSQMVCDLELACELRAGRGAGDPARLNELLEELELDSLRGDIARLVAGELATGDAAPQDSGGEPPAGTLAEFSTPETGEWQAPAPEQAGQATWGYVLSREDDLTAELRGAAWLDGRVARPVPALPETPALFELAAEAAPAAPKKRGKAKEPQPQADETVLTAALAGQELDAAGAKALATWLSVRGGDVTPGDDPLLLAYLLDPANTAMPAVAKRYLDTDWPEDAGTRAAIAAQLLELLPPQLDAARLKLYTEVEKPLSGVLARMEARGVRLDSEYLQGLSLALAERLERLEAQIHEAAGREFSIRSRDQLEAVLYDELGLASGKKTKLTGKRSTAMTALEPLRDEHPIIPLILEYRELEKLRGTYLDPLPRLVNPRTGRLHTTFAQTAVATGRLSSLNPNLQNIPIRSEEGRQIRKGFIADGGFRLVAADYSQLELRLMAHIAGDEPMQRAFQEGADIHRRTAAQVLGLDESTVDVNQRRAAKTVNFGVLYGMSAHRLSNELGIPYAEATSFIENYFGIYPGIQRYIEETLEFGRQHGYVETLYGRRRYVPELKARNRNLREAGERLAYNMPIQGTAADIMKMAMVALEPQLDALGARMLLQVHDELLIEAPADRAEEVAALTRQVMEGVVELNVPLAVEAGISDNWYEAK; from the coding sequence ATGTCTGTTCCCTCCCGCACTGCCCAGCCCGAAACGCTGGTGCTGATTGACGGCCACGCGCTGGCCTACCGCTCGTATTTCGCCCTGCCTCCGCTCAGCAACTCCGGGGGCGAGAGCACCCACGCCATCGTGGGATTCATGCGCCAGGCGCTGCGGCTGGCCCGGCAAAAGGGCAACCAGCTGGTGGTGGTCTTCGACCCGCCCGGCGGCACGTTCCGCCATGAGCAGTACGAGGACTACAAGTCGGGCCGCGCCGAGACGCCGAGCGACCTGCCGCCGCAGATTCGCCGTATTCGCGAGCTGGTGGACGCCCTGGGCTGGCCCCGGCTGGAAGAAAAGGGCTACGAAGCCGACGACGTGATTGCCTCGCTGACCCGGCGGGCGCAGCGCGAGGGAATGGAGGTCCGCATCCTGACTTCCGACCGCGACGCCTATCAGCTGCTGGCGGATGACGTCAAGGTCATCAAAAACGACAATTCGCTGTTCGGCCCCGAGGACGTGCTGGACAAGTACGGCGTGACGGTGGAGCAGTGGGTGGATTTCCGCGCCCTGACGGGAGACGCCAGCGACAATATTCCCGGTGCCAAGGGCATCGGTCCCAAGACGGCCACCAAAATCCTGCAGGAGTACGGCACACTGGACGCCGCGCTGGACGCCGCCAAAGCCGGCACGCTGCAGCCCAAAGGCACCCGTCAGAAACTGCTGGACAGCGAGGACGCCGTACGGTTCAGCCGCGAGCTGTCGCAGATGGTGTGCGACCTGGAGCTGGCCTGCGAGCTGCGGGCCGGGCGCGGCGCCGGCGACCCGGCCCGGCTGAACGAGCTGCTGGAAGAACTGGAGCTGGACTCGCTGCGCGGCGACATCGCCCGGCTGGTGGCCGGCGAACTGGCCACGGGCGACGCAGCCCCGCAGGATTCCGGCGGTGAACCCCCTGCTGGAACCCTGGCCGAGTTCAGCACACCCGAAACTGGCGAGTGGCAGGCCCCCGCCCCCGAACAGGCCGGGCAGGCCACCTGGGGCTACGTGCTGAGCCGTGAAGACGACCTGACCGCCGAGCTGCGCGGCGCCGCCTGGCTGGACGGCCGTGTGGCGCGGCCGGTGCCCGCGCTCCCGGAAACCCCGGCCCTGTTCGAGCTGGCCGCGGAAGCGGCCCCCGCGGCCCCCAAAAAGCGCGGCAAGGCCAAAGAACCCCAGCCCCAGGCCGATGAAACTGTCCTGACAGCGGCCCTGGCCGGACAGGAGCTGGACGCGGCCGGGGCCAAGGCGCTCGCCACCTGGCTGAGCGTGCGCGGCGGCGACGTGACTCCCGGCGACGACCCCTTGCTGCTGGCCTACCTGCTGGACCCGGCCAACACGGCGATGCCAGCGGTCGCCAAACGCTATCTGGACACCGACTGGCCCGAGGACGCAGGCACGCGGGCAGCCATCGCCGCGCAGCTGCTGGAGCTGCTGCCCCCACAACTGGACGCGGCGCGGCTGAAGCTGTACACCGAAGTGGAAAAACCGCTCAGCGGCGTGCTGGCCCGCATGGAAGCGCGTGGGGTACGGCTGGACAGCGAGTACCTGCAAGGCCTCTCGCTGGCACTGGCGGAGCGGCTGGAGCGGCTGGAAGCCCAGATTCATGAGGCAGCCGGCCGCGAGTTCTCCATTCGCAGCCGTGACCAGCTGGAAGCTGTGCTGTACGACGAACTGGGGCTGGCGAGCGGCAAAAAGACCAAGCTGACCGGCAAGCGCTCCACCGCCATGACGGCTCTGGAGCCGCTGCGGGACGAGCATCCCATCATCCCGCTGATTCTGGAATACCGCGAGCTGGAAAAGCTGCGCGGCACCTACTTGGACCCCCTGCCCCGGCTGGTCAATCCGCGCACCGGGCGGCTGCACACCACCTTTGCCCAGACGGCGGTGGCGACCGGCCGCCTGAGCAGCCTCAACCCCAACCTCCAGAACATTCCCATCCGCTCGGAAGAAGGCCGGCAGATTCGCAAGGGCTTTATTGCGGACGGGGGCTTCCGGCTGGTGGCGGCCGATTACTCGCAGCTGGAACTGCGGCTGATGGCGCACATCGCAGGCGACGAGCCGATGCAGCGGGCCTTTCAGGAAGGGGCCGACATTCACCGCCGCACCGCCGCGCAGGTGCTGGGGCTGGATGAGTCCACAGTAGACGTCAACCAGCGCCGCGCCGCCAAAACGGTGAACTTCGGCGTGCTGTACGGCATGAGCGCCCACCGCCTCAGCAACGAGCTGGGGATTCCGTACGCCGAGGCCACCAGCTTTATCGAAAACTATTTCGGCATTTATCCGGGCATTCAGCGGTACATCGAAGAAACGCTGGAATTCGGACGGCAGCACGGCTATGTGGAAACCCTGTACGGCCGCCGCCGCTACGTGCCAGAGCTCAAGGCCCGCAACCGCAACCTGCGCGAAGCCGGCGAGCGACTGGCCTACAACATGCCGATTCAGGGCACCGCCGCCGACATCATGAAAATGGCGATGGTGGCGCTGGAGCCGCAGCTGGACGCGCTGGGCGCCCGGATGCTACTGCAGGTCCACGACGAACTCCTGATTGAAGCCCCCGCCGACCGCGCCGAGGAGGTCGCCGCGCTAACCCGGCAGGTGATGGAAGGTGTCGTGGAGCTGAACGTGCCGCTGGCGGTGGAAGCCGGCATCAGCGACAACTGGTATGAGGCAAAATAG
- a CDS encoding HXXEE domain-containing protein → MSRGVKVMGGLMVVLAGVGMVSGGRHPLFRAAVRANLAHALWHIGATAALGRKTPGVWTAAGLVLPATLLSERALDRAEVPPPPASSVALFPAALVTAHTLAWAWGRTAKR, encoded by the coding sequence ATGAGCCGTGGTGTCAAGGTGATGGGCGGCCTGATGGTGGTCCTGGCCGGCGTGGGGATGGTCAGCGGCGGGCGGCATCCCCTGTTCCGCGCCGCCGTGCGGGCCAACCTGGCCCACGCCCTGTGGCATATCGGGGCCACTGCCGCGCTGGGCCGCAAAACGCCGGGGGTCTGGACCGCCGCTGGCCTGGTCCTGCCCGCCACGCTGCTGAGCGAACGTGCCCTGGACCGTGCAGAAGTGCCGCCGCCACCTGCCAGTTCCGTGGCCCTGTTTCCGGCAGCTCTGGTCACGGCCCATACGCTGGCCTGGGCCTGGGGGCGAACTGCCAAGCGCTGA
- a CDS encoding amidase → MPAPSFSDPRRAWAYRPADPLPGVPGGPLAGLTFSVKDLFGVAGWPLSASTRALLPEVAPSPLVTHLLQLGASAAGKTHLHEIAMGILGANAFGGTEHPFLPGHVTGGSSSGAAVTAALEQVDFALGTDTGGSIRIPAAWCGLYGYKPTKDHPAWPTAGVLPLSPTCDHAGPLAREFGTIMRVHEALSGETVPPQDWAGLRVGVWHPQGWLGADAQQALSGMAQRLEQLGAVLQPVTLPDMLDAYSPIVGHEAAQVHAAALAQADPGFSPEILEKLRAGQALGPAEMQAAYARREEYRTLLAGVFSSCDLLLAPAVPCCPPRIGVEEVALAGGPANIRPAVLRLTAPFSMLGSPAVAVPSAVDWLGVQLVAPWGEDARLLGLVRELAG, encoded by the coding sequence ATGCCGGCTCCTTCCTTCTCTGACCCCCGGCGGGCCTGGGCCTACCGCCCCGCCGACCCGCTGCCCGGAGTGCCGGGCGGCCCCCTTGCGGGGCTGACCTTTTCCGTCAAGGACCTGTTTGGGGTGGCCGGCTGGCCGCTGAGCGCCAGCACCCGCGCCCTGTTGCCGGAGGTGGCGCCCAGTCCGCTGGTCACGCACCTGCTGCAGCTGGGAGCCAGCGCCGCCGGCAAGACCCACCTGCACGAAATCGCTATGGGTATCCTGGGTGCCAACGCCTTTGGCGGCACCGAGCATCCCTTCCTGCCGGGCCACGTCACGGGGGGCAGCAGCTCCGGCGCGGCAGTCACTGCGGCGCTGGAACAGGTCGATTTCGCGCTGGGCACCGATACCGGCGGCTCTATCCGCATTCCGGCAGCGTGGTGCGGCCTCTACGGTTACAAGCCCACCAAGGACCACCCGGCCTGGCCCACAGCCGGCGTGCTGCCGCTGAGCCCCACCTGTGACCACGCTGGCCCGCTGGCCCGTGAGTTCGGGACCATCATGCGCGTGCATGAAGCCCTGAGCGGCGAAACGGTGCCGCCGCAGGATTGGGCCGGGTTGCGGGTGGGGGTGTGGCACCCACAAGGCTGGCTGGGTGCGGACGCGCAGCAGGCCCTAAGCGGCATGGCGCAGCGACTGGAACAGCTGGGCGCGGTGTTGCAGCCGGTCACCCTGCCCGACATGTTGGACGCTTACAGTCCCATCGTGGGCCACGAGGCGGCGCAGGTTCACGCGGCGGCTCTGGCCCAGGCCGACCCCGGCTTCAGCCCCGAGATTCTGGAGAAGCTGCGCGCTGGTCAGGCGCTGGGCCCTGCAGAGATGCAGGCCGCCTACGCCCGCCGAGAGGAGTACCGCACGCTGCTGGCCGGCGTGTTCAGCAGCTGTGACCTGCTTCTGGCTCCCGCCGTGCCTTGCTGCCCGCCCCGCATCGGTGTAGAAGAGGTGGCGCTGGCAGGTGGCCCGGCCAATATCCGGCCTGCCGTGCTGCGGCTGACTGCGCCTTTTTCGATGCTGGGCTCTCCGGCAGTGGCCGTGCCCTCGGCGGTGGACTGGCTGGGCGTGCAGCTGGTGGCCCCCTGGGGCGAGGACGCCCGCCTGCTGGGGCTGGTGCGCGAGCTGGCCGGATGA
- the dnaX gene encoding DNA polymerase III subunit gamma/tau, which translates to MSAIYQRARPIHWDEVVGQEHIKGVLKTALEQGRVGHAYLFSGPRGVGKTTTARLIAMTANCTGPQPKPCGECENCRAVRAGSHPDVLEIDAASNNSVEDVRELREKVGLAPMRGGKKIYILDEAHMMSRAAFNALLKTLEEPPEHVIFILATTEPEKIIPTILSRCQHYRFRRLTAEEIAGKLAGLAEGEGVSAEPEALGLIGRLADGAMRDGESLLERMLAAGTAVTRRSVEEALGLPPGEQMRALAGALAQGDAGPALSSAGELYRAGFAARTVVEGLVEALSQAIHAELGVLEGAEAQAARLDGADVPRLLRLQAALDEQEARFSRAADLLSLELALTHALLAADGGADGSAGGGAAAARAAAPAASPAVSSDLAARLSRLERELAALRAGESAVAPAAAAPAGPAVDDFDPGQRRRTPAPVGARPAPQVAAPANGTWADVLGMVSMQTRAFLKPARMHAEAGYVSLSYDAKGSFHARQIMTKLDELTPLLERVFGPVTLELITADGSGGRKIPVGGGQAAAARTAPAAPTPPSGQDDLTPPEMARDEVVQAAQGSASPPAPTDRKPAAAAVDEFDPLARRAAPARREAPPQGRPAESAESASRPRAETREIQEPQTAPAAAAARLRPAPPPTPDDMAEAPLPGQAPPWQDDPAEEPPLPAGVAEHTPETPAETATRELYLGEPVTEEPAWEDFGPPSERAAAPAPSRLQPSGPQEAAPVAGGQPGGAKRGEPAASPAPQRPAAPQRPAAATQAAGSPAGGAPIRDIRAHPMYEDIRGRFAGQVREIGKNRTPPAAAAEEDTGEDE; encoded by the coding sequence GTGAGCGCCATCTACCAGCGCGCCCGTCCCATCCACTGGGATGAAGTGGTGGGCCAGGAGCACATCAAAGGTGTGCTGAAGACCGCTCTGGAGCAGGGGCGTGTGGGCCACGCTTATTTGTTCAGCGGGCCGCGCGGCGTGGGCAAGACCACCACCGCCCGCCTCATTGCCATGACCGCCAACTGCACCGGGCCGCAGCCCAAGCCCTGCGGCGAGTGCGAGAACTGCCGCGCCGTGCGGGCCGGGTCGCACCCCGACGTGCTGGAAATTGACGCGGCCTCCAACAACTCAGTAGAGGACGTGCGCGAGCTGCGCGAGAAAGTGGGCCTGGCGCCCATGCGCGGCGGCAAAAAAATCTACATCCTCGACGAGGCGCACATGATGTCCCGCGCCGCCTTTAACGCGCTGCTCAAGACGCTGGAAGAGCCGCCCGAGCACGTTATTTTTATTCTGGCGACCACCGAGCCGGAGAAAATCATTCCCACCATCCTCTCGCGCTGCCAGCACTACCGCTTTCGCCGCCTGACCGCCGAGGAGATTGCCGGCAAGCTGGCCGGGCTGGCCGAGGGAGAGGGCGTGAGCGCCGAACCCGAAGCGCTGGGCCTGATTGGCCGCCTGGCTGACGGCGCCATGCGCGACGGTGAAAGCCTGCTGGAACGGATGCTGGCCGCCGGCACCGCTGTGACCCGGCGCAGTGTGGAAGAGGCGCTGGGCCTGCCCCCCGGCGAACAGATGCGGGCGCTGGCCGGAGCGCTGGCGCAGGGAGACGCCGGGCCAGCGCTGAGCAGCGCGGGCGAGCTGTACCGCGCCGGGTTCGCGGCCCGCACGGTGGTGGAAGGGCTGGTAGAGGCACTGTCGCAGGCCATTCACGCTGAGCTGGGTGTGCTGGAGGGTGCCGAAGCTCAGGCCGCCCGGCTGGACGGCGCCGACGTGCCCCGGCTGCTGCGGTTGCAAGCGGCGCTGGACGAGCAGGAAGCGCGCTTTTCCCGCGCTGCCGACCTGCTCAGTCTGGAACTGGCACTGACCCACGCGCTGCTGGCTGCAGACGGTGGGGCGGACGGCAGCGCAGGTGGGGGAGCTGCTGCAGCCCGTGCCGCTGCGCCAGCGGCTTCCCCGGCGGTGAGCAGCGACCTGGCCGCCCGGCTGAGCCGGCTAGAACGCGAGCTGGCCGCGCTGCGAGCGGGGGAAAGTGCGGTGGCGCCGGCTGCAGCGGCCCCGGCAGGTCCGGCCGTGGACGACTTCGACCCCGGCCAGCGCCGCCGCACCCCGGCTCCGGTGGGTGCCCGCCCCGCCCCGCAGGTGGCCGCCCCGGCAAACGGCACCTGGGCCGACGTGCTGGGGATGGTCAGCATGCAGACCCGCGCCTTTCTCAAGCCGGCCCGCATGCACGCCGAAGCCGGCTATGTCAGCCTCAGTTACGACGCCAAAGGCAGTTTTCATGCCAGGCAAATCATGACCAAGCTGGACGAGCTGACCCCTCTGCTGGAGCGGGTCTTCGGCCCGGTCACGCTGGAGCTCATCACGGCCGATGGCAGTGGTGGGCGCAAGATTCCGGTAGGGGGTGGGCAGGCGGCAGCGGCCCGCACGGCTCCTGCCGCCCCGACCCCGCCATCAGGGCAGGACGACCTGACACCGCCTGAAATGGCGCGGGATGAAGTGGTGCAGGCAGCACAGGGTTCTGCCTCCCCGCCTGCCCCGACTGACCGGAAGCCTGCGGCCGCTGCAGTGGACGAGTTCGACCCTCTGGCCCGCCGCGCTGCGCCGGCCCGCCGGGAAGCCCCGCCACAGGGCCGGCCGGCGGAATCGGCGGAGTCGGCCAGCCGGCCTCGGGCGGAGACACGGGAGATACAGGAGCCCCAGACGGCTCCCGCAGCGGCCGCTGCCCGCCTGCGTCCTGCTCCTCCGCCGACCCCCGACGATATGGCCGAAGCTCCGCTGCCGGGACAGGCCCCACCCTGGCAGGACGACCCGGCCGAGGAACCCCCGCTGCCGGCCGGAGTGGCCGAGCACACCCCCGAAACCCCGGCCGAGACAGCCACCCGCGAACTGTACCTGGGCGAGCCGGTCACCGAAGAACCCGCCTGGGAGGACTTCGGACCGCCGAGCGAACGTGCTGCGGCGCCTGCTCCTTCCAGGCTGCAGCCGTCCGGGCCGCAGGAGGCGGCACCCGTGGCAGGTGGTCAGCCGGGGGGAGCCAAGCGGGGTGAACCCGCTGCCTCGCCCGCGCCGCAACGCCCGGCCGCGCCACAGCGACCGGCTGCCGCAACCCAGGCCGCCGGTTCGCCGGCTGGCGGCGCTCCTATCCGCGATATCCGCGCCCACCCCATGTACGAGGACATTCGTGGCCGTTTTGCCGGCCAGGTGCGCGAAATTGGCAAGAACCGCACGCCGCCTGCGGCCGCCGCCGAGGAGGACACTGGCGAGGACGAGTGA
- the soxR gene encoding redox-sensitive transcriptional activator SoxR, whose product MTELTPAQVAERSGLKVSALHFYEKEGLITATRTGGNQRRYPRDTLRRLAFIGAAQRVGISLADIRTALATLPEGRTPTAADWERLSAAWREELNARIVTLERLRDDLNGCIRCGCLSLESCRLYNPGDEYGRMGPGANRLTGSPRAGQ is encoded by the coding sequence ATGACTGAATTGACCCCCGCGCAGGTGGCCGAGCGCAGCGGCCTGAAGGTGTCCGCACTGCACTTTTACGAAAAAGAAGGGCTGATTACGGCCACGCGCACGGGCGGGAACCAGCGCCGCTACCCGCGTGACACCCTGCGGCGGCTGGCCTTTATCGGCGCGGCACAGCGGGTGGGGATTTCGCTGGCTGATATCCGCACGGCGCTGGCCACCCTGCCCGAAGGCCGCACGCCCACCGCTGCCGACTGGGAGCGGCTCTCGGCGGCATGGCGCGAAGAACTGAATGCCCGAATTGTCACGCTGGAACGCCTGCGCGACGACCTGAACGGGTGTATTCGCTGCGGCTGCCTGAGCCTGGAAAGTTGCCGCCTCTACAACCCAGGCGACGAGTACGGGCGTATGGGGCCGGGTGCCAACCGGCTGACAGGGTCGCCGCGTGCTGGTCAGTAA
- a CDS encoding short-chain dehydrogenase, translated as MTWRSHKSNITGLKTLVVGGTGMLSGTIQHLLNSGDEVYSISRHAPAIRHPRLHPLLLDYRNSEALKAALATCGSFDRAVIWIHSIVPEAPFAVAEAVTGPYFHVLGSAAADPSRPGAARLERFRALGTDYREVILGFQVTAHGSRWLTNAEISAGVWHAIAQDARRFVIGTVEPWAARPEWS; from the coding sequence ATGACCTGGCGCAGCCACAAGTCCAACATAACCGGATTAAAAACACTGGTGGTAGGCGGCACGGGGATGCTGTCAGGCACCATTCAGCACCTGCTGAACAGCGGGGATGAGGTGTATTCCATTTCCCGCCACGCCCCGGCCATCCGCCATCCCCGCTTGCACCCCCTCCTGCTGGATTACCGCAACTCGGAGGCATTGAAAGCCGCGCTGGCCACCTGCGGTTCCTTTGACCGGGCCGTGATATGGATTCACTCCATCGTCCCTGAAGCACCATTTGCAGTAGCTGAAGCTGTCACTGGCCCATATTTTCACGTTCTAGGAAGTGCGGCGGCTGACCCGTCACGTCCCGGCGCTGCCCGGCTGGAGCGTTTCCGCGCCCTCGGCACCGATTACCGCGAGGTCATTCTGGGCTTTCAGGTCACGGCGCACGGTTCCCGCTGGCTGACTAACGCGGAAATCAGCGCGGGCGTCTGGCACGCCATAGCGCAGGATGCCCGGCGGTTTGTTATCGGCACGGTAGAGCCCTGGGCCGCGCGGCCCGAATGGTCATGA
- a CDS encoding VOC family protein, whose translation MITGLFETHLKVADLERSMHFYGEVLDLELAHRDETRPIAFYWLGTRGDAMLGLWLEPPKRIQRQHFAFRSTVQDVLRAPAWLRERGLTPRNFLNDGTDDPMVFAWMPALALYFTDPDGHSLELIAMLEEQPRPELGVVSREKWESLS comes from the coding sequence ATGATTACGGGATTATTCGAGACCCACCTCAAGGTGGCCGATCTGGAGCGCTCCATGCACTTTTACGGCGAGGTGCTGGACCTAGAGCTAGCGCACCGCGATGAGACGCGGCCCATCGCCTTCTACTGGCTCGGAACACGCGGGGACGCCATGCTGGGCCTGTGGCTGGAGCCACCAAAGCGTATTCAGCGTCAGCACTTCGCTTTTCGCAGCACCGTGCAGGATGTGCTGCGTGCCCCCGCCTGGCTGCGTGAGCGTGGCCTGACGCCCCGAAATTTCCTGAATGACGGCACGGACGACCCCATGGTGTTCGCCTGGATGCCTGCTCTCGCCCTTTACTTCACGGACCCGGACGGGCACTCTCTGGAGTTGATAGCCATGCTGGAAGAGCAGCCGCGCCCGGAACTGGGCGTAGTTTCCAGAGAAAAATGGGAATCTCTGTCATGA
- a CDS encoding ornithine cyclodeaminase family protein: MTFTAGSAADIFGFRAYHTRDTAFDEQVIVIWDSSGRVAGVVIGTELGPLRTSALGVLATQVLARPDASRLGLIGSGVQARQHALTLASVRELTQVLVYSRQAANRETLAAELRDAGLPAQAAHSAEEVCAASDLLTLATTSNVPVIHSEWVQPGSHVCTLGPKEEHRHEFPPELARRATQVVTDSLNQLQGYPGNHVLAGEAVTPLGAYLTGGVTRQPDDITLFLSVGLAGTEVLLAQALL, encoded by the coding sequence ATGACTTTCACAGCAGGCAGCGCGGCAGATATCTTCGGCTTCCGGGCCTACCACACGCGGGACACGGCCTTCGACGAGCAGGTGATCGTGATCTGGGACAGTTCCGGACGCGTGGCGGGCGTGGTGATCGGCACGGAGTTGGGCCCCCTCCGCACCTCAGCGCTAGGCGTACTGGCGACGCAGGTGCTGGCCCGACCGGACGCCTCGCGCCTGGGCCTGATTGGGAGTGGCGTTCAGGCGCGGCAGCATGCGCTCACGCTGGCCAGCGTTAGAGAACTAACGCAGGTGCTGGTGTATAGCCGTCAGGCAGCAAACCGGGAGACACTGGCGGCCGAACTACGGGACGCCGGGTTGCCCGCGCAGGCGGCACATTCCGCTGAGGAAGTCTGCGCGGCGTCCGACCTGCTGACCCTGGCCACCACGAGCAACGTGCCCGTAATTCACAGCGAATGGGTGCAGCCTGGCAGCCACGTTTGCACGCTAGGACCAAAAGAAGAGCACCGCCACGAGTTTCCACCCGAACTGGCCCGCCGCGCCACACAAGTGGTCACAGACAGCCTGAATCAGTTGCAGGGCTACCCAGGGAACCATGTGCTGGCCGGGGAAGCTGTCACGCCGCTGGGCGCGTACTTGACTGGCGGAGTCACGCGCCAGCCAGACGACATTACCCTGTTTCTGTCGGTGGGACTGGCAGGAACAGAAGTGCTGCTGGCACAAGCTCTCTTGTAA
- the thpR gene encoding RNA 2',3'-cyclic phosphodiesterase, translated as MTGSRSSSRGRRPAGPSAAGSGRLRLFYALKVPDSVAAELAQAQSKLRGNWRRVEPAQLHITLAYLPGVPADRLDDLKRLGVQAAQTAGPLDIALRGTGYFPNEGSPRVWFVKAEAAGLDPLAEALRAGVAELGLDTDDKAFKAHVTLARKKGPAPRLPPLVFEDTGWTAGHVSLVKSVLRKTGPVYQTLSRFELRGAPAGDAAPDPTAKLPESAGQPQENS; from the coding sequence GTGACCGGTTCGCGGAGCAGTTCGCGTGGCCGGCGGCCGGCTGGCCCCTCTGCTGCAGGCAGCGGCCGGCTGCGGCTGTTTTACGCCCTCAAGGTGCCCGACAGCGTGGCTGCCGAGCTGGCGCAGGCGCAGAGCAAACTGCGCGGCAACTGGCGGCGGGTGGAGCCCGCGCAGCTGCACATCACCCTGGCGTACCTGCCGGGCGTGCCGGCAGACCGTCTGGACGACCTCAAACGCCTGGGCGTGCAAGCTGCCCAGACGGCAGGACCGCTGGACATCGCCTTACGCGGCACTGGCTACTTTCCCAACGAGGGCAGCCCACGGGTGTGGTTCGTGAAAGCCGAGGCGGCGGGCCTGGACCCGCTGGCCGAAGCCCTGCGTGCCGGCGTGGCCGAGCTGGGCCTGGACACCGATGACAAGGCGTTCAAGGCGCACGTGACCCTGGCCCGCAAAAAAGGCCCCGCCCCCCGCCTGCCGCCGCTCGTCTTTGAGGACACCGGCTGGACCGCCGGCCACGTGAGCCTGGTGAAATCGGTGCTGCGCAAGACCGGACCCGTCTACCAGACCCTTTCCCGCTTTGAGTTGCGGGGTGCCCCAGCCGGGGACGCCGCACCCGACCCCACCGCCAAGCTGCCGGAATCTGCCGGGCAGCCACAGGAGAACTCATGA
- the recA gene encoding recombinase RecA translates to MSKTNPKEIAAGPTDAKERQKAIDTALSQIEKQFGKGSIMKLGAESKLDVQTISTGSMSLDLALGVGGVPRGRVTEIYGPESGGKTTLALSIIAQAQKAGGTAAFIDAEHALDPVYARALGVNTDELLVSQPDNGEQALEIMELLVRSGAMDIVVVDSVAALTPKAEIEGDMGDSLPGLQARLMSQALRKLTSILSKTGTAAIFINQVREKIGVMYGNPETTTGGRALKFYSSVRLDVRKIGQPIKVGNDAVANTVKVKTVKNKVAAPFKEVELALVYGKGFDQLNDLVTLASDMDIIKKAGSFYSYGDDRIGQGKEKAMQYIAERPELEDEIRARVLNAIRAGNQTDAAPARDAEADVPASPAEEAEVEA, encoded by the coding sequence ATGAGCAAAACCAACCCCAAAGAAATCGCTGCCGGGCCTACCGACGCCAAAGAGCGCCAGAAAGCCATCGACACCGCCCTGAGCCAGATTGAAAAGCAGTTCGGCAAGGGCTCCATCATGAAGCTGGGCGCCGAGAGCAAGCTGGACGTGCAGACCATTTCCACCGGCTCCATGAGCCTGGACCTGGCGCTGGGTGTGGGCGGCGTGCCGCGTGGCCGCGTCACCGAGATTTACGGCCCCGAGTCGGGCGGCAAGACCACCCTGGCCCTGAGCATCATCGCGCAGGCCCAGAAGGCGGGCGGCACCGCAGCCTTTATTGACGCCGAGCACGCCCTGGACCCGGTGTACGCCCGCGCGCTGGGTGTGAACACCGACGAACTGCTGGTGTCGCAGCCCGACAACGGCGAGCAGGCCCTGGAAATCATGGAGCTGCTGGTCAGAAGCGGCGCGATGGATATCGTGGTGGTGGACTCGGTGGCCGCCCTGACCCCCAAGGCCGAAATCGAAGGTGACATGGGCGACTCGCTGCCCGGCCTGCAGGCCCGCTTGATGAGCCAGGCGCTGCGCAAGCTGACTTCCATCCTGTCCAAGACCGGCACCGCCGCCATCTTCATCAACCAGGTGCGCGAGAAGATCGGCGTGATGTACGGCAACCCCGAAACCACCACCGGCGGCCGCGCCCTGAAGTTCTACTCCAGCGTGCGCCTGGACGTGCGCAAAATCGGTCAGCCGATCAAGGTGGGCAACGACGCCGTCGCCAACACCGTCAAGGTGAAGACGGTCAAGAACAAGGTCGCCGCACCGTTCAAGGAAGTGGAACTGGCACTGGTCTACGGCAAGGGCTTCGACCAGCTGAACGACCTGGTCACGCTGGCCAGCGATATGGACATCATCAAGAAGGCCGGTTCTTTTTACTCGTACGGCGACGACCGCATCGGCCAGGGCAAGGAAAAAGCCATGCAGTACATCGCCGAGCGCCCTGAACTGGAAGATGAAATCCGTGCCCGCGTGCTGAACGCCATCCGGGCTGGCAACCAGACCGACGCCGCTCCTGCCCGCGATGCGGAGGCCGACGTGCCTGCCAGCCCGGCCGAGGAAGCCGAAGTCGAAGCCTGA